In Bradyrhizobium manausense, the sequence CGCGAGGTTGACGTTGCGCATCAGGCCGAAGATCAGCGTGAAGCCGCTGGCGACGAGGAAGTAGAGGCCGCCGAGCGTGATGCCATTGAAGAGCGCATTGAGGAACACCCGCTTGCGGCCGACCGCCTCTTCAAGTCCGGGCGGCCACACCGCGAAGATCAGCCACAGCGCCACCGCGACCGCGATGATGACGATCAGCGCCCAGGCGGGATGGCGTTCGACAAAGCGGGTCATGGCGTTACCTCGCTCCGCTTGCGACGGTCGCCATCACGCTTCGGATGCAGGTCAGACAGCCCCGTGAAGGCTGCGTACCTCGGCATGGACGTGCGTCCTCCCGGACTGAGGCGATCCTCTTGCCGGGATCGCGTTTCGCCCATCCTAGTGGGGCGGCGAGGGAGGCACTTGATCGTGAGTATCTTTTCGCGCGTCCGTCAGCCGCGCAAAACCTTGGCGGCGCGGCGATAATCGGTCGGCGCCATCCCGACATTGGCCGCGAAGAAGCGGGTGAAACCGCTCTGCGAGGAAAAGCCGAGATCGAACCCGATGTCGGCGATCGGCGCTTCGCCCGCCACCAGGGCCTCCAGCGCCTGCTCCATCATCAGGGTGTTGAGATAGAGGTGGGGCGTGACGCCGGTCTGGGTGCGGAACAGCCGGTAGAAGTGCGGCCGCGACAGGCCGGATTCGCGCGCAATGGTGTCGAGCTCGATCTCCGCGCCGGGGCTTTCCGACATCATCTTGATGCACTTGCGCACGCGAAAATCGGTCACCGAGCCGTTCGCGCGTGGATCGCGCAAGGTCTCCGCCTGCTGCCAGCTCTCGTCGTAGCAGATGTCGATCAGTCGTCTCAGCTCGCCATCGAGACTGTTCAGCGAGGGTGCGCCGCACACAAGAGCAGCCGCGTGCCTGATGTGCTTGTCCAGCGCAACCGATCGCGTGAACTGGGTTCGGCCGAAGCGGAGGCGGTCGGCGCCCGGCGCATCGGGTGCGAACCACTCCGCATTGACATAGAGCACGAAGAAGACGGCACCGCCGTCGAGATCGGTCGGCAGGAAATTATGCGGCTCCCATGGATTGACCGCGACGACGGAGCCTTCGGTGAGCTCGTAACGTCCATCGTTGACATCGATGCATGCGGGACGTCCGCCGACATGGAAGATCAGATGACCTTCGCGATGTGCGTGGATGTTGAAAGGGCGGTTCAACTGATAGACCGTCGCCCGGCCGAAGCGGCCGTGGAAGACGGCGAGCGCCCGGCTCATACCTTCCCTCCCAGAAGCTCTTGTCTTTTTTGATAGCGTTCAACAACCGGGGAGAGAATGCAAGGGCGCACGTGTCGCGCTCTTTGCAAATCTCTCCCCGGTCAGTCATCGCTCGCGAACGAGACTACGTCAGTACTTCTTACATTCCGGTACTGTACGGCTTGGCAAACCGATCTTGGCGAACACCGCGGGATCGTAGCCCAGCGTCTGGTTCACGTTCGGGATCACCTTCACGACCTTCGAGAACAGCGCGCCCTTGCCGTCGTCGACGACTTCGGTGACGAAGTTGGTGCCGATCGCCTGGCGGTTGGCGTCGAGCTTGATCTTGCCGTTGGGCGCATCGAGCTCGATCTTGGCCAGCGCTTCCTTGTACTTGGCCTGGTTGTTCGAGAGGTCGCCGTTGACCTGACGCAGCGCCAGGATCAGCGCCATGGTCGAGCCATAGTAGTTCGTGGCGAGCAGCGACGGGCTGGGGAAGCGCTTGTTCGGCGGGAAGGCGTCCTGATAGTCCTTCACGAACTTCTGCCAACCCGGATCCTCCCAGGTGTCGGCCTGGCCGCTCGCAGCCAGCGTGCCGACCAGAGCATTCTTGGCGTTGCCCTTGGACGACAGGATGGTCTGGTCGATCATGATCGAGCCGCCCATCAGATGCGCCTTGCCGCCGGCCTGCTGGTACTGGTTGAGGAAGTTGACGGCATCCGCGCCGCCAAGGCCGAGATAGATCGCGTCGACATCGTCGGGCAGGGCGGCGATGACCGAGGCAAAGTCCTTGGTGCCGAGCGGCACCCATTGCCGGTTGGTGACCTGCCCGCCCATGCCGCAGAACTCGAGCACGAGGCCGAACACCTGGGTGTAGATGAAGGAGTAGTCCTCGCCGACCGTCGCGATCTTGCGATACTTCTTTTCCTCATAGGCGTATTTGCCGAGGCCGACCTGCCACTGCGCGCCGTCCATGTTGTAGCGGAAGAAGTTCGGAGCCGGATCGACATAGGTCGTTTCCTGGGCGCCCGAGGCCGCGTTGATGAACGTCAGCTCCGGATGGGTCTTGGCAAAGTTCTTGACCGCGATGCCCTCGTCGCCCGACA encodes:
- a CDS encoding helix-turn-helix domain-containing protein, which produces MSRALAVFHGRFGRATVYQLNRPFNIHAHREGHLIFHVGGRPACIDVNDGRYELTEGSVVAVNPWEPHNFLPTDLDGGAVFFVLYVNAEWFAPDAPGADRLRFGRTQFTRSVALDKHIRHAAALVCGAPSLNSLDGELRRLIDICYDESWQQAETLRDPRANGSVTDFRVRKCIKMMSESPGAEIELDTIARESGLSRPHFYRLFRTQTGVTPHLYLNTLMMEQALEALVAGEAPIADIGFDLGFSSQSGFTRFFAANVGMAPTDYRRAAKVLRG
- a CDS encoding ABC transporter substrate-binding protein gives rise to the protein MLKGSLGLIALSSLLLSGTAYAQEKIKVGVTATLEGTYTVLGEDGIRGFQTALNVLGKKVGDKELEFVIASTDATPDSAVRAVRKLIEQDKVQILLSPLSGDEGIAVKNFAKTHPELTFINAASGAQETTYVDPAPNFFRYNMDGAQWQVGLGKYAYEEKKYRKIATVGEDYSFIYTQVFGLVLEFCGMGGQVTNRQWVPLGTKDFASVIAALPDDVDAIYLGLGGADAVNFLNQYQQAGGKAHLMGGSIMIDQTILSSKGNAKNALVGTLAASGQADTWEDPGWQKFVKDYQDAFPPNKRFPSPSLLATNYYGSTMALILALRQVNGDLSNNQAKYKEALAKIELDAPNGKIKLDANRQAIGTNFVTEVVDDGKGALFSKVVKVIPNVNQTLGYDPAVFAKIGLPSRTVPECKKY